The following are encoded together in the Desulfococcus multivorans genome:
- a CDS encoding carbon-nitrogen hydrolase family protein, translating to MGTDITSHKLQIRNLRLTDYDNIRDIMKAAYAGMGGAWQAHEYKTILSLFPEGQICIEDKGRVVAAALTLIIDYAGLEDDHSYEDIVSDGSFKGHDPKGDYLYGIDLFVHNDYRGMRLGRRLYDARKELCEKLNLKGIIIGGRIPGYAKYHREMSPVTYIEKVRSREIVDPVLTFQLANEFHPKRVIRNYIPEDNSSRSHAVFLEWNNIFYESRKKIVWGRKSNVRIGVVQWKMRAFKSFEELLQQVEFFIDTVSGYNADLILFPELFNAPLLGHYSQDDPPTAMRALAEHTERLRDEILQMAVAYNINIVAGSLPEYVGETLHNVSFLCRRDGTWDAQYKLHITPDEAEYWGLKGGDALKVFDTDIGKIGILICYDAEFPELSRLLADRGMQILLVPFWTDTKNGYLRIRRCAQARAIENECYVAISGSVGNLPKIENMDIQYSQSAIFTPSDFAFPHDAVAAEATPNTEMTLVTDLDLDLLKELRKHGSVRNLDSRRKELYSVRWLK from the coding sequence TTGGGAACCGATATCACCAGCCACAAGCTCCAAATCCGGAATCTTCGTCTAACGGATTACGACAATATCCGCGACATCATGAAAGCGGCTTATGCCGGCATGGGCGGGGCATGGCAGGCGCACGAATATAAGACGATCCTCTCTCTTTTCCCCGAGGGGCAGATCTGCATCGAGGACAAGGGCAGGGTGGTGGCGGCTGCGCTCACGCTGATCATCGACTACGCCGGTCTCGAGGACGACCATTCTTACGAGGATATCGTGTCCGACGGCAGCTTCAAAGGGCATGACCCGAAGGGGGATTATCTTTACGGCATAGACCTTTTCGTCCATAACGATTATCGCGGCATGCGTCTGGGTCGACGACTCTATGACGCGAGAAAGGAGCTCTGCGAAAAGCTCAACCTGAAGGGAATTATCATTGGGGGCCGTATACCGGGCTATGCCAAATACCACCGGGAGATGAGTCCGGTCACCTACATCGAGAAGGTGCGAAGCCGTGAGATCGTCGATCCGGTGCTGACCTTTCAGCTCGCCAACGAGTTCCACCCGAAACGGGTGATCCGCAACTATATTCCCGAAGACAATTCCTCCCGCAGCCACGCGGTGTTTCTCGAGTGGAACAACATCTTTTACGAGAGCCGGAAAAAGATCGTGTGGGGACGGAAATCCAACGTCCGGATCGGTGTCGTTCAATGGAAAATGCGGGCGTTCAAATCCTTCGAAGAACTCCTGCAGCAGGTGGAATTCTTCATCGATACGGTGTCCGGTTACAACGCCGACCTGATCCTGTTCCCGGAGCTCTTCAACGCACCGCTTCTGGGGCATTACAGCCAGGACGATCCGCCGACGGCCATGCGCGCTCTGGCCGAACATACCGAGCGGCTGCGGGACGAGATTCTCCAGATGGCGGTCGCATACAACATCAACATTGTCGCGGGAAGCCTCCCCGAATACGTCGGTGAAACACTCCACAACGTCTCGTTTCTCTGCCGGCGCGACGGGACATGGGATGCCCAATACAAGCTCCACATTACCCCCGATGAAGCCGAATATTGGGGACTCAAAGGCGGCGACGCCCTGAAGGTTTTCGACACCGACATCGGCAAAATCGGCATCCTGATCTGCTATGACGCTGAATTCCCCGAATTGTCCAGGCTGCTGGCCGACAGGGGCATGCAGATTCTTCTCGTTCCGTTCTGGACCGACACCAAAAACGGTTACCTCAGGATCCGTCGCTGCGCCCAGGCCCGGGCCATCGAAAACGAATGCTATGTCGCCATTTCGGGAAGCGTGGGAAATCTGCCCAAGATCGAAAACATGGATATTCAGTATTCCCAATCCGCCATTTTCACACCGTCGGATTTCGCGTTTCCCCACGATGCCGTCGCCGCGGAGGCCACCCCCAACACCGAGATGACCCTTGTGACCGATCTGGATCTGGATCTGCTGAAAGAGCTGCGGAAACACGGCAGCGTCAGAAATCTGGACAGCCGAAGGAAGGAACTCTATTCCGTGAGGTGGCTGAAATAA
- the fdhD gene encoding formate dehydrogenase accessory sulfurtransferase FdhD has translation MESTSSHNIVRCKSGNTLIAETQMLISEEPLSIRVENTPYAVVMRTPGDERFLAAGFCLAEGLVDRVEDFAAIGYCEQMDPNVIAVTLTPQRREKVSDLLARRGYISQTSCGICGKELVKDLIQNMVPSTDTTRIDLAALLERINDDRMQDYQDLYRKTNSAHGAVLFSRDLAVMGLGEDVGRHNALDKAIGQALLENRLPQTVAAVLSSRVSYELVQKCARAGIGTIVSMSRPTALAVDLGGRMNMTLACISKEGDLLIFSGRERLVESG, from the coding sequence TTGGAAAGCACATCATCACACAACATCGTTCGCTGCAAATCCGGAAATACCCTGATCGCCGAAACGCAAATGCTCATCAGCGAGGAGCCCCTGTCCATCCGGGTCGAGAACACCCCATACGCCGTGGTGATGCGCACACCGGGGGATGAACGCTTTCTGGCGGCAGGGTTCTGTCTTGCCGAGGGATTGGTGGATCGGGTCGAGGATTTTGCCGCTATCGGATACTGCGAGCAGATGGACCCCAACGTTATCGCCGTGACCCTCACCCCCCAGCGGCGGGAAAAGGTCTCCGACCTCCTGGCGCGACGCGGTTATATCAGCCAGACCAGTTGCGGCATCTGTGGGAAGGAGTTGGTGAAGGATCTCATTCAGAACATGGTTCCCAGCACCGATACGACCCGGATCGATCTGGCGGCGCTTCTTGAACGGATCAACGACGATCGGATGCAGGACTACCAGGATCTCTATCGAAAAACCAACAGCGCCCACGGCGCGGTGCTCTTCAGTCGGGACTTGGCGGTCATGGGCCTGGGCGAGGACGTGGGACGCCACAACGCCCTGGACAAAGCCATCGGTCAGGCCCTCCTGGAAAACCGATTGCCGCAGACGGTCGCGGCCGTACTTTCTTCCCGGGTCAGCTATGAACTCGTCCAGAAATGTGCCCGGGCCGGCATCGGCACCATCGTCAGCATGTCGCGGCCCACGGCCCTTGCCGTCGACCTCGGCGGCAGGATGAACATGACGCTCGCCTGCATCAGCAAGGAGGGGGATCTTCTGATCTTCAGCGGTCGGGAACGGCTGGTCGAATCCGGCTGA
- the rlmD gene encoding 23S rRNA (uracil(1939)-C(5))-methyltransferase RlmD, with amino-acid sequence MDVKNRQELELEITDIAFGGMGLAKVDGFAVFVDGTVPLDRVRARIFRKKKRYAEARLIEILSPSPHRRKAPCRYSGFCGGCRWQFIDYEMQLEYKRRHVSEAIEHIGLIKDVPVHPTLPSPVMYEYRNKMEFSCADRRWLLPDELGQTDIDTGFAVGLHVPGTFHKVLDISECLIQPRLGNDILDAVRTFIRASEMPVYGLKSHEGFWRFLMLRHSAARDQWMVNIITAEERRDVVYPLAERLMADYPAIVSIVNNITARRAGIAVGESEAPLLGGTAIRDRIGAFEFEISANSFFQTNTRGAESLYAVVKDYAGLSGDETVLDLYCGTGTIGITLSDAARSVTGIEIVESAVADARRNCRINGIRNCRFMAGDIRDMLSGIAVSPEVMVIDPPRVGMHKDVVRQVIELAPRKVVYVSCNPATLARDLTVMSEHYDIAEVQPVDMFPHTFHIESVARLIRK; translated from the coding sequence ATGGACGTCAAAAATCGGCAGGAGCTTGAACTGGAGATCACGGACATCGCCTTTGGGGGGATGGGGTTGGCCAAGGTGGATGGATTCGCGGTGTTCGTGGATGGGACGGTTCCGCTGGATCGGGTCAGGGCCCGGATCTTCCGAAAAAAGAAACGTTACGCAGAGGCGCGCCTCATCGAAATCCTCTCGCCCTCACCCCATCGTCGCAAGGCGCCCTGTCGCTACAGCGGGTTCTGCGGCGGTTGCAGATGGCAGTTCATAGATTATGAGATGCAGCTTGAATACAAGCGCCGGCACGTGTCGGAGGCCATTGAACACATCGGCCTCATCAAAGACGTTCCCGTCCATCCCACTCTTCCCTCCCCCGTGATGTACGAATATCGGAACAAGATGGAATTTTCCTGCGCCGACCGGCGTTGGCTGCTTCCCGACGAGCTGGGGCAAACGGACATCGATACGGGTTTTGCCGTCGGCCTGCATGTGCCGGGAACCTTTCACAAGGTGCTGGATATCAGCGAATGCCTGATTCAGCCCCGCCTGGGCAACGACATTCTCGATGCGGTGCGCACCTTCATCAGGGCGTCGGAAATGCCGGTCTACGGGTTGAAATCCCACGAGGGCTTCTGGCGATTCCTGATGCTCAGGCACTCCGCAGCCCGGGATCAGTGGATGGTCAACATCATTACCGCCGAGGAGCGACGCGACGTGGTCTATCCCCTTGCAGAGCGCCTCATGGCCGACTATCCCGCGATCGTATCCATTGTCAACAACATCACGGCCCGCCGGGCCGGAATCGCGGTGGGCGAGTCCGAAGCCCCCCTTCTGGGCGGCACTGCCATCCGGGATCGCATCGGCGCCTTCGAATTTGAGATTTCCGCCAATTCCTTTTTTCAAACCAACACCCGCGGCGCAGAAAGCCTCTATGCGGTCGTCAAGGATTACGCCGGGCTCTCCGGTGACGAAACGGTCCTGGACCTCTATTGCGGCACCGGAACCATCGGCATCACCCTGTCGGATGCCGCCCGGTCGGTCACGGGAATCGAAATCGTCGAGAGCGCGGTTGCCGATGCCCGGCGGAATTGCCGCATCAACGGGATCCGGAACTGCCGGTTTATGGCCGGGGATATCCGGGACATGCTGTCGGGTATTGCCGTTTCCCCCGAGGTGATGGTCATCGATCCACCCCGCGTCGGAATGCACAAGGACGTGGTTCGACAGGTGATCGAGCTTGCTCCCCGGAAGGTCGTTTACGTCTCCTGCAACCCCGCGACCCTGGCCCGGGACCTGACCGTTATGAGCGAACATTACGACATCGCGGAGGTTCAGCCGGTGGACATGTTTCCCCACACCTTTCATATCGAATCCGTTGCCCGGCTCATCCGGAAATAG
- a CDS encoding alpha/beta hydrolase, which yields MSETESIISTTQDISFNSGDFQLKGTLHLPPNSALPPVVIGSHGLFSTGDSPKQIALAEKCLEFGIAYFRFDHRGCGGSDGVFGEVTAFENRRRDLLSAISAVRATEKTGDVTGLFGSSLGGAVVLSVALEADVAAVVTYAAPLDGNRIVQHLKNGKGAPHNHPKIDPEALRFDISDRIDGIHHILIVHGDSDRIISSSEAHRIYQKARMPKRLIMLRNGDHPMSLPENQEKFVREAALWFKSAMK from the coding sequence ATGTCGGAAACGGAATCAATCATCAGCACGACTCAGGATATTTCCTTTAACAGCGGGGATTTTCAGCTCAAGGGAACCCTCCACCTGCCGCCAAACAGCGCATTGCCGCCGGTCGTCATCGGATCCCACGGCCTTTTCAGCACGGGTGATTCTCCAAAACAGATCGCCCTGGCCGAAAAATGCCTCGAGTTCGGCATCGCTTACTTCCGTTTTGACCACAGGGGATGCGGCGGGAGCGATGGCGTCTTTGGAGAGGTCACCGCTTTTGAAAACCGTCGCAGGGATTTGTTGAGCGCCATATCCGCCGTTCGGGCAACGGAGAAGACGGGGGATGTCACGGGACTCTTCGGCAGCAGCCTGGGCGGCGCCGTTGTGCTTTCCGTTGCACTCGAAGCCGATGTTGCCGCCGTGGTCACTTACGCCGCTCCTTTGGACGGAAATCGGATCGTTCAGCACCTGAAGAACGGGAAGGGGGCGCCCCACAACCATCCGAAGATCGATCCCGAAGCGCTCCGTTTCGATATTTCCGACAGGATCGACGGCATCCACCACATCCTCATCGTGCACGGCGATTCAGACAGGATCATCTCCTCCTCCGAGGCACACCGGATCTATCAGAAAGCAAGGATGCCCAAGCGGCTGATCATGCTGAGAAACGGAGACCACCCCATGAGCCTGCCCGAAAATCAGGAAAAATTCGTTCGGGAAGCGGCGTTGTGGTTCAAGTCCGCAATGAAATAG
- a CDS encoding OmpA family protein, producing MKRILTVVIAAALVMTGCAGPQTKTGKGALYGTTGGAAAGALAGQLIGKDTKGTLIGAAVGAAVGGLTGLGAGKYMDRQEADLNQALSQSHAAQVSREGNLLAVTLKGDVTFDTDSTVVRPGLYNEIDRIAQVMVQYPETQIFVQGHTDSTGAAEYNQRLSERRAEAVRNLLLQRGVSADRVTAMGYGETMPVATNATPEGRQMNRRVEIRIKPNEPAAG from the coding sequence ATGAAACGGATACTGACAGTGGTGATTGCCGCAGCCTTGGTAATGACAGGCTGTGCCGGGCCCCAGACAAAAACCGGAAAGGGCGCCCTTTACGGGACGACAGGGGGGGCCGCGGCCGGCGCGCTGGCCGGACAACTGATCGGTAAGGACACCAAGGGCACCCTGATCGGGGCGGCGGTAGGCGCCGCTGTCGGCGGCCTTACCGGTCTTGGCGCCGGCAAGTATATGGACCGACAGGAAGCCGATCTGAACCAGGCGCTGTCGCAGTCCCATGCGGCCCAGGTCTCCCGGGAAGGGAATCTTCTGGCCGTCACCCTGAAGGGCGACGTGACCTTCGACACCGATTCAACCGTCGTAAGACCCGGCCTTTACAATGAAATAGACCGCATCGCTCAGGTGATGGTCCAGTACCCCGAAACCCAGATTTTTGTCCAGGGGCATACGGACAGCACGGGCGCCGCGGAATATAATCAGAGGCTTTCCGAGCGACGCGCGGAAGCGGTGAGGAATCTCCTGCTCCAGCGCGGGGTTTCGGCCGATCGCGTCACCGCCATGGGGTATGGCGAGACGATGCCCGTGGCCACGAACGCCACTCCCGAGGGGCGTCAGATGAACCGAAGGGTGGAGATCAGAATCAAGCCGAACGAGCCGGCCGCCGGTTAG
- the yidD gene encoding membrane protein insertion efficiency factor YidD, with product MAAKGLIRKIAGAQFDMKRLVPMLLFAVLATGCGATGTGSAGGGYSASPFSGMLAFYRGPLDHLSAVRRGTCPMTPSCSEYAREAVARHGELRGWIMACDRLMRCGRDEIHRAPKVKVNGEWRYYDPVDRNDFRRASAASRPEAVETGR from the coding sequence ATGGCCGCAAAAGGACTGATCCGAAAAATTGCGGGCGCTCAGTTCGACATGAAGCGGCTCGTCCCGATGCTTCTGTTCGCCGTCCTGGCGACGGGTTGCGGCGCAACAGGGACCGGAAGTGCCGGCGGCGGGTATTCAGCCTCGCCCTTCAGCGGGATGCTTGCCTTTTATCGGGGCCCCCTGGACCATCTCTCCGCCGTTCGCAGAGGAACCTGTCCCATGACGCCCTCCTGTTCCGAGTACGCGCGTGAAGCGGTGGCGCGACATGGGGAGCTGAGGGGGTGGATCATGGCCTGCGATCGACTCATGCGCTGCGGCCGGGATGAGATCCACAGGGCCCCCAAGGTGAAAGTCAACGGGGAGTGGCGATACTACGACCCGGTGGATCGGAATGATTTCCGGCGGGCCTCTGCCGCTTCAAGGCCGGAAGCCGTCGAAACCGGTCGATGA